The proteins below are encoded in one region of Oncorhynchus gorbuscha isolate QuinsamMale2020 ecotype Even-year linkage group LG01, OgorEven_v1.0, whole genome shotgun sequence:
- the LOC124037852 gene encoding serine/arginine repetitive matrix protein 5-like, with the protein MIDQIAMIDQTNRYHRSDRHDRSDRYHRSDRHDRSDRYHRSDRHDRSDRHDRSKSNDGSESNDGSESYDRSKSNDGSESNDGSESYNRSESYDRSESNDGSECYDRSECYDRSDRYDGSECDDRSDRYDGSECYDRSESNDGSESYNRSESYDRSESNDGSECYDGSECDDRSESNDGSESNDGSESNDRSECYDRSDRYDGSECYDRSESYDGSESYDRSESYDGSESYDRSKSNDGSESYDGSECYDRSECYDGSECYDRSESYDGSESYDRSKSNDGSESYDGSECYDRSESNNGSECYDGSESYDRSKSNDGSENYDGSESYDGSESYDRSKSNDGSESYDRSKSNDGSESYDRSESYDRSKSNDGSECYDRSDRYDGSECYDRSESNDGSESYNRSESYDRSESNDGSECYDGSECDDRSESNDGSESNDGSESNDRSECYDRSDRYDGSECYDRSESYDGSESYDRSESYDGSESYDRSKSNDGSESYDGSECYDRSECYDGSECYDRSESYDGSESYDRSKSNDGSESYDGSECYDRSESNDGSECYDGSESYDRSKSNDGSENYDGSESYDGSESYDRSKSNDGSESYDRSKSNDGSESYDRSESYDRSKSNDGSECYDRSDRYDGSECYDRSESNDGSESYNRSESYDRSESNDGSECYDGSECDDRSESNDGSESNDGSESNDRSECYDRSDRYDGSECYDRSESYDGSESYDRSESYDGSESYDRSKSNDGSESYDGSECYDRWML; encoded by the coding sequence ATGATAGATCAGATCGCCATGATAGATCAAACAAATCGCTATCATAGATCAGATCGCCATGATAGATCAGATCGCTATCATAGATCAGATCGCCATGATAGATCAGATCGCTATCATAGATCAGATCGCCATGATAGATCAGATCGCCATGATAGATCAAAGAGCAACGATGGATCAGAGAGCAACGATGGATCAGAGAGCTATGATAGATCAAAGAGCAACGATGGATCAGAGAGCAACGATGGATCAGAGAGCTACAATAGATCAGAGAGCTATGATAGATCAGAGAGCAACGATGGATCAGAGTGCTATGATAGATCAGAGTGCTATGATAGATCAGATCGCTACGATGGATCAGAGTGCGATGATAGATCAGATCGCTACGATGGATCAGAGTGCTATGATAGATCAGAGAGCAACGATGGATCAGAGAGCTACAATAGATCAGAGAGCTATGATAGATCAGAGAGCAACGATGGATCAGAGTGCTACGATGGATCAGAGTGCGATGATAGATCAGAGAGCAACGATGGATCAGAGAGCAACGATGGATCAGAGAGCAACGATAGATCAGAGTGCTATGATAGATCAGATCGCTACGATGGATCAGAGTGCTATGATAGATCAGAGAGCTACGATGGATCAGAGAGCTATGATAGATCAGAGAGCTACGATGGATCAGAGAGCTATGATAGATCAAAGAGCAACGATGGATCAGAGAGCTACGATGGATCAGAGTGCTATGATAGATCAGAGTGCTATGATGGATCAGAGTGCTATGATAGATCAGAGAGCTACGATGGATCAGAGAGCTATGATAGATCAAAGAGCAACGATGGATCAGAGAGCTACGATGGATCAGAGTGCTATGATAGATCAGAGAGCAACAATGGATCAGAGTGCTATGATGGATCAGAGAGCTATGATAGATCAAAGAGCAACGATGGATCAGAGAACTACGATGGATCAGAGAGCTACGATGGATCAGAGAGCTATGATAGATCAAAGAGCAACGATGGATCAGAGAGCTATGATAGATCAAAGAGCAACGATGGATCAGAGAGCTATGATAGATCAGAGAGCTATGATAGATCAAAGAGCAACGATGGATCAGAGTGCTATGATAGATCAGATCGCTACGATGGATCAGAGTGCTATGATAGATCAGAGAGCAACGATGGATCAGAGAGCTACAATAGATCAGAGAGCTATGATAGATCAGAGAGCAACGATGGATCAGAGTGCTACGATGGATCAGAGTGCGATGATAGATCAGAGAGCAACGATGGATCAGAGAGCAACGATGGATCAGAGAGCAACGATAGATCAGAGTGCTATGATAGATCAGATCGCTACGATGGATCAGAGTGCTATGATAGATCAGAGAGCTACGATGGATCAGAGAGCTATGATAGATCAGAGAGCTACGATGGATCAGAGAGCTATGATAGATCAAAGAGCAACGATGGATCAGAGAGCTACGATGGATCAGAGTGCTATGATAGATCAGAGTGCTATGATGGATCAGAGTGCTATGATAGATCAGAGAGCTACGATGGATCAGAGAGCTATGATAGATCAAAGAGCAATGATGGATCAGAGAGCTACGATGGATCAGAGTGCTATGATAGATCAGAGAGCAACGATGGATCAGAGTGCTATGATGGATCAGAGAGCTATGATAGATCAAAGAGCAACGATGGATCAGAGAACTACGATGGATCAGAGAGCTACGATGGATCAGAGAGCTATGATAGATCAAAGAGCAACGATGGATCAGAGAGCTATGATAGATCAAAGAGCAACGATGGATCAGAGAGCTATGATAGATCAGAGAGCTATGATAGATCAAAGAGCAACGATGGATCAGAGTGCTATGATAGATCAGATCGCTACGATGGATCAGAGTGCTATGATAGATCAGAGAGCAACGATGGATCAGAGAGCTACAATAGATCAGAGAGCTATGATAGATCAGAGAGCAACGATGGATCAGAGTGCTACGATGGATCAGAGTGCGATGATAGATCAGAGAGCAACGATGGATCAGAGAGCAACGATGGATCAGAGAGCAACGATAGATCAGAGTGCTATGATAGATCAGATCGCTACGATGGATCAGAGTGCTATGATAGATCAGAGAGCTACGATGGATCAGAGAGCTATGATAGATCAGAGAGCTACGATGGATCAGAGAGCTATGATAGATCAAAGAGCAACGATGGATCAGAGAGCTACGATGGATCAGAGTGCTATGATAGATGGATGCTATGA